Part of the Helicobacter bilis genome is shown below.
GCAAAGCGTAGCAAGTTGAGCGTAAAGGCACATAGCGTATTTGATTGCGATGAGTTTAGCTATAATGTAGTAGGTGTTGATGAGAATATGACATTAATCCCTAAATATGCTTAGATGAAACATGATTTTCTAAGCCGTATTAGCGTATTAAAACCTTGACAACAAATTTAGCAGTTTTAACCACACTCCAAGCAAAGAGTATAGAAAACGCTTGTATAACGCCAAGAAATTACCTTTACACCAACAAGCAGAATATGCAAACATGCTAGCTTTATTCATGTTTATTCATTTGTAATTCATAACACGAAACACCATCGCCAAGATTACAGCCCTTCTTATAAAACTCATGCGCCTTAACTATGTCATCTTCGCTCCCTTTCTCTGCATACATACTACCAGCAAAGTAGCAACTTGTCGCTTCACTCTTACTGCAATCTTGCAAAAGAATGCTTAAAGCCTTTTCTTCAATCTCTTTTGCTTTTTCTATATCTTCATCAATGACAAAATCCCTTGCTAAACGATAACAGCCCCAGCCATCGCCAAGATTACACGCACGATTATAAAGCTCTTGCTCACTCTCCACTATATCCGCCTTATTATTCGATACCATAATGCCAAGATAAGTACAAGATTCCCCATTATATTTATTTGCTGATGGGCTAAAACAAGACTTTTGTAGCACTGCTTGTGCGTGTGAAATATCGGCCTCTTCCAGCGTCTCATAGGCATAATACCAGCATGCACGACCATATTCAAGATTACAAGCTTCCCGCAATAACTCCAATCCAAGATCTTCATTATGTTCTATCACACTTGCATACGAGCTTTGCGATACAAGTTTTGCTGCCTTATCACGCTTTTCATCATGTAAGGTTTGCACTCTATTTTGCGATAATAATGTATTTACCCTAGCTTGTAAAGCCATGTCATCTTGTGTTAAAATCGCACTAGAAAGTAGCAATGTCTTTAATGTAAATAGCATGTTTTCCCCTTTCACCATCGTAGAATATAAGAATGCAATTATAGCTTAAATTCTATCGCAATTATTAAAAATACAACCTTAACACACATGTTATAGAAAATAGGTTGAATTCTGCTATAATTTTTTTATTTAAAGGATAAAGGGGGCTATAATGGCACAGACAAATACACTTCTAAGTGATTTACAATCAGCAATCAAAGGCAATACAATAAATCGTGATATGGTTGATAGATTCGCAGAACAAGAAAAGAATGAAAGCATACAAATAAGTCAAATGGTGCGTGGAAATCTAGCGAATTTTGAAGCAACAGATAAGCCTGTCTATAACGCACTTAGTGCGTTGAAAAATGCGGTAAATGAGATTAATCCAAGTAATTTCAAACTTTCATTTTTTGATAAATTATTTGGTAAAAATAATTTTATGCAAAAATATTTTGATAAATTTCAAGAGAATCAAGCCCTGCTTGATGAGCTG
Proteins encoded:
- a CDS encoding tetratricopeptide repeat protein, with the translated sequence MLFTLKTLLLSSAILTQDDMALQARVNTLLSQNRVQTLHDEKRDKAAKLVSQSSYASVIEHNEDLGLELLREACNLEYGRACWYYAYETLEEADISHAQAVLQKSCFSPSANKYNGESCTYLGIMVSNNKADIVESEQELYNRACNLGDGWGCYRLARDFVIDEDIEKAKEIEEKALSILLQDCSKSEATSCYFAGSMYAEKGSEDDIVKAHEFYKKGCNLGDGVSCYELQMNKHE